One part of the Phycisphaerae bacterium genome encodes these proteins:
- a CDS encoding prepilin-type N-terminal cleavage/methylation domain-containing protein, protein MKNRAFTLVELLIVVIILGILAAVVIPQFSDASTETRMSSLAENLQIIRKQIDLYRQHHNANPGQATIADQLTKKTDPDGTVNATGKYGPYLQRIPMNPFTVGGTGNDITNTAAATNKAWFYDASTGEFKANDSGTTAGVAHDSM, encoded by the coding sequence ATGAAGAATCGCGCATTTACCCTGGTCGAGTTGTTGATCGTCGTGATCATCCTGGGCATTCTGGCCGCCGTGGTCATCCCGCAATTCTCGGATGCCAGCACCGAGACCCGGATGAGTTCACTGGCCGAGAACCTGCAGATCATTCGCAAGCAGATCGACCTCTACCGGCAGCATCACAACGCCAATCCCGGCCAGGCGACGATTGCCGACCAGTTGACCAAGAAGACCGATCCGGATGGAACGGTCAACGCCACCGGCAAGTACGGTCCGTATTTGCAGCGGATTCCGATGAACCCGTTCACCGTGGGCGGTACGGGCAACGACATCACCAATACCGCCGCCGCGACGAACAAGGCGTGGTTTTATGACGCGTCGACGGGCGAGTTCAAGGCCAACGACTCCGGCACGACCGCCGGCGTGGCCCACGACAGCATGTAA